In Crassostrea angulata isolate pt1a10 chromosome 6, ASM2561291v2, whole genome shotgun sequence, a genomic segment contains:
- the LOC128186620 gene encoding alpha-ketoglutarate-dependent 2,4-dichlorophenoxyacetate dioxygenase-like: MFKRLIQTGNNCVRVNISRRILQNSYFHFDDMKTFGKIVTDVNLSEAVSDDVIEKIKKDVHEHVLLIFKNQGIVSGERHVEISKWFGDLESTFYKHPRSPHPDVFRVSNNEEEGCTNVGRTGWHIDGSFMTEPFKFSLYHMVAVPKSGDTAFVPLTKLIESLQPDVRARWERLYMVSDRRLKLIHPLIYSHPVTKKPTLCFHLGMTDAFAWDAGTDKERITEWPETKHILTEIHQEIEKNNRELVYSHKWEQGDFIISDNLAVGHEATPETQLPVSQVGLRILHRTTVKGTEKPSKS; the protein is encoded by the exons ATGTTTAAACGTTTGATACAAACAGGAAATAATTGTGTTCGGGTTAATATTTCCCGTAGAATTCTCCAGAACTCTTACTTTCACTTTGACGACATGAAGACATTTGGAAAAATCGTAACCGACGTGAATCTGTCTGAGGCAGTTTCTGACGATGTgatagaaaaaattaagaagGATGTACACGAACATGTTTTGTTGATATTCAAAAACCAAGGTATTGTGAGTGGGGAGAGACATGTGGAGATCAGCAAGTGGTTTGGTGACTTGGAATCTACTTTTTATAAACATCCCAGATCACCACATCCCGATGTATTCCGTGTGTCAAATAATGAAGAGGAGGGGTGTACAAATGTGGGACGCACTGGGTGGCATATAGATGGCAGTTTTATGACTGAACCTTTTAAGTTTTCCCTATATCACATGGTCGCTGTACCTAAAAGTGGtgacacag cttTTGTGCCATTGACAAAATTGATTGAGAGTCTTCAGCCAGATGTTAGAGCCAGATGGGAGAGATTATATATGGTCAGCGATCGACGTCTGAAACTTATACACCCCTTGATATATTCACATCCTGTCACCAAAAAGCCA ACTCTCTGCTTTCACTTGGGAATGACAGATGCATTTGCTTGGGATGCTGGAACAGATAAGGAAAGAATAACTGAATGGCCAgaaacaaaacacattttgaCAGAAATCCATCAAgaaattgagaaaaataatCGTGAACTTGTTTATTCACATAAG TGGGAGCAGGGAGACTTCATCATCTCTGACAACCTGGCAGTAGGTCACGAGGCGACACCAGAAACTCAGCTCCCCGTCTCTCAAGTTGGCTTGCGTATTTTACACCGCACCACCGTAAAAGGAACAGAAAAACCCTCCAAATCATAA